The Leptospira mtsangambouensis genomic sequence AAATAGGAAAAATAAGGACAAAGAGTGGAGCCAAATACAACCCAATCGGTTTCCTCCAATGGCCATCATCACTCCAATGTCACCAAGACCATGAAGGCAATGAAAGAAAAAGAGAGCCATCAGTGCAAAACTCGTGGAATAAAAAAGAATCTGCGGAGATTGGTCAAAGGAAACGATACTAGTAAGGGACACACCTCCATACAAATGGAAGTGTGTCCGAATAGTGAGTAAAAAGAATGTAAAAACTAGGGCACCGACGAGGCCATAGGCTGCCGAGTAGAGTCGATCCCGGAAGAGAAGTCGAAGAGCGAACGAAATGTAGGTGAGTTGTATCACTTCCAGGACAGAATTGACGTAAGACTCTTTTTTACCAACTAAAATAGGAAAATAGGAAGTAAGCGAATTTGGCATTTTTTATCTTTGTGGGAGCAGCTGTGATTATGCTCGGGTTTCTTTTGACCTTCATTGTAGGGCAAAGAAGGGATAGTTATGCCAAGGCTTTAAGTCTTGCCACTCTAGGGAATTTTCTAGACGCAAGGGCTCTCGTTCGGGAAAAGCTGGAAGAAGACCACCAAAACCCCTATGGCCACTATGTAATGGCAAAAATCTATGCCATGGAGAATGACCCCTTAAACGAAGCCAAACACCTCGAA encodes the following:
- a CDS encoding ABC transporter permease: MPNSLTSYFPILVGKKESYVNSVLEVIQLTYISFALRLLFRDRLYSAAYGLVGALVFTFFLLTIRTHFHLYGGVSLTSIVSFDQSPQILFYSTSFALMALFFFHCLHGLGDIGVMMAIGGNRLGCIWLHSLSLFFLFLPSFLMAILINLAYLNPPADFGFINEIKSVFSCLVLFITLGLLVSVPTIGISSFIDPYKSIRRQK